From Paenibacillus sp. GP183, one genomic window encodes:
- a CDS encoding bifunctional UDP-sugar hydrolase/5'-nucleotidase, with the protein MANDLLKLVILHSNDLHSHFDQMPKLAAYFHKVRQQAPADSVLTLDIGDHMDRMFAETEGSGGMANLDIMNASGYEAMVLGNNEGLTFTPDELGSIFRRHAGFPVIGSNLLDKKTQLTPDWLVPYQIVRKAGLRIGLIGVTAAFTEYYDLLGWHVTDPVEAAAHYAGLLRPEVEVLIVLSHLGLKLDERLAQEIDGIDLILGGHTHHVFEEPFYLSGTYLCAAGKFGQYAGHVELAYDPAERRIRELQGRVVDVSAEEPDSRVAALLEQYRRSSREVLDLEASRLQQPLSLDWYGESPLGNLLAAGLRRWTGADIGLVNSGQLLQGLKEGSVSRGRLLEICPGPINPCRILLRGSDLQQALEESLLEEFKAKPIRGLGFRGEVLGVLCLDGVTVEYDASRPPLRRIVSAAVGGQPLEADREYLVGTIDMFTFGAGYLSLKNGRQVEYLLPEFLRDVLAAELRNEAAVQASTETRHWIEK; encoded by the coding sequence TTGGCCAATGACTTACTAAAATTAGTGATTTTACATAGCAATGATCTGCACAGCCATTTTGACCAAATGCCCAAGCTGGCCGCTTATTTTCATAAAGTCAGGCAGCAGGCTCCGGCGGATTCGGTGTTGACGCTGGATATCGGAGATCATATGGATCGCATGTTTGCGGAGACGGAAGGCAGCGGCGGTATGGCCAATTTGGATATTATGAATGCTTCCGGCTATGAAGCGATGGTGCTGGGCAATAATGAAGGCTTGACCTTTACTCCGGATGAGCTGGGCTCGATTTTTCGCAGACATGCCGGATTTCCCGTAATCGGCAGCAATCTGCTTGACAAGAAGACCCAGCTGACCCCGGACTGGCTCGTCCCGTACCAGATCGTGCGCAAGGCAGGCCTGCGCATCGGCCTGATCGGGGTCACGGCGGCGTTTACCGAGTATTACGATTTACTCGGCTGGCACGTGACCGACCCGGTCGAAGCCGCAGCCCACTACGCGGGGCTGCTGCGGCCCGAGGTCGAGGTGCTGATCGTGCTCTCGCACCTCGGGTTAAAGCTGGATGAGCGTCTGGCCCAAGAGATCGATGGCATCGATCTCATCCTGGGCGGGCACACGCATCATGTCTTCGAGGAGCCGTTCTATCTCAGCGGCACCTATCTGTGCGCGGCCGGCAAGTTCGGCCAGTACGCCGGCCATGTCGAGCTCGCCTACGATCCGGCTGAGCGCCGGATCCGCGAGCTTCAAGGCCGCGTTGTCGACGTCTCGGCCGAAGAGCCGGACAGCCGCGTGGCCGCGCTGCTGGAGCAGTACCGCAGGTCCAGCCGCGAAGTGCTGGACCTCGAGGCATCGAGGCTGCAGCAACCGCTCAGCCTCGATTGGTATGGCGAGTCCCCGCTCGGCAACCTGCTTGCCGCGGGGCTTCGCCGTTGGACCGGCGCCGATATCGGCCTGGTCAACAGCGGGCAGCTCCTTCAGGGGCTGAAGGAGGGCAGTGTGTCGCGGGGGCGGCTGCTCGAGATCTGCCCGGGGCCGATCAATCCGTGCCGCATCCTGCTGCGCGGGTCTGATTTGCAGCAAGCGCTCGAAGAGTCGCTGCTGGAGGAGTTCAAGGCAAAGCCGATTCGCGGACTCGGCTTTCGCGGGGAGGTGCTGGGCGTCCTCTGCCTCGACGGCGTGACCGTCGAATATGACGCCTCGCGCCCTCCCCTGCGGCGAATCGTTTCCGCTGCAGTTGGCGGGCAGCCGCTTGAAGCGGATCGCGAGTACTTGGTCGGCACGATCGATATGTTCACCTTCGGGGCGGGCTACCTTTCGTTAAAGAACGGCAGACAGGTTGAATATCTGCTGCCCGAATTTCTGCGGGATGTCCTGGCCGCAGAACTGCGGAATGAAGCAGCCGTGCAAGCCAGCACCGAAACCCGCCATTGGATAGAGAAATAA
- a CDS encoding undecaprenyl-diphosphate phosphatase has product MLHYWQAVIIGIIEGLTEFLPVSSTGHMILTQKLLNISEDNQTMKAFEIIIQLGAILAVLLIYWRRVLSLFGLAKIREQGQSLNGSKLNLMHILIGIVPVMLLAFIFNNAIQKYLFSPTTVIIGLVLGGILMIVAEKQKDRPTAETVDQITYRQAFYIGLFQILSLWPGFSRSGSTIAGGLLSGVNRAASANFTFIMAIPVMFAATGYTLLKSYKTLSSNDMGFFIIGFVISFIVALLAVVSFIKFVSSMKLTYFAYYRFILAAVFALYLWLG; this is encoded by the coding sequence ATGCTACACTATTGGCAAGCTGTTATTATCGGAATCATCGAAGGTTTAACGGAGTTTTTGCCGGTATCTTCAACAGGACACATGATTCTGACGCAAAAACTGTTGAATATTTCCGAAGACAATCAAACGATGAAAGCATTTGAAATTATTATCCAATTGGGAGCCATTTTGGCGGTACTCCTGATTTATTGGAGAAGGGTATTATCTCTATTTGGGCTTGCCAAGATCAGAGAACAAGGTCAAAGCCTAAATGGATCGAAGCTGAATCTGATGCATATTTTGATCGGGATTGTTCCGGTGATGCTGCTCGCGTTCATTTTCAACAATGCCATTCAAAAGTATCTCTTTTCTCCGACAACGGTTATCATTGGGCTTGTTTTGGGGGGCATTCTGATGATTGTCGCTGAAAAACAAAAGGACAGGCCTACCGCTGAGACTGTAGATCAAATCACTTATCGGCAAGCTTTTTACATAGGCTTGTTTCAGATTCTCTCCTTATGGCCGGGCTTTTCTCGCTCAGGATCAACCATTGCAGGAGGTTTGCTGTCCGGCGTGAACCGGGCGGCTTCGGCAAATTTTACATTTATTATGGCTATTCCGGTTATGTTTGCGGCAACAGGCTATACATTGCTGAAAAGCTACAAGACCTTGTCTTCGAACGATATGGGTTTTTTCATCATTGGCTTTGTCATTTCCTTTATCGTGGCGCTGCTTGCCGTAGTCTCCTTTATTAAATTCGTGTCAAGCATGAAACTGACCTATTTTGCCTACTATCGCTTTATCCTTGCAGCCGTGTTTGCCTTATATCTTTGGTTAGGCTAA
- the moaD gene encoding molybdopterin converting factor subunit 1, with protein MKLEIQLFAGLIELLGAPVLEVPLDQESMTAGQLKELLIRQFPNAVQTLSSCFFAVNQAYADDEAILTAADEIALIPPVSGGQGEAEAKSLMEEELFTLTDDSIDVSAVTAKVITPNHGASLAFVGTTREFTYGQRTVLLEYEAYRPMALKTMAQIGREIDIKWPGALCAISHRLGQVGIGEISIVIAVSSPHRAICYEASRYAIERLKQIVPIWKKEIWEDGSEWKGSQTGPWNPTETPFDGSKE; from the coding sequence ATGAAGCTAGAGATCCAACTATTTGCAGGCCTTATTGAACTGCTCGGAGCTCCTGTCCTTGAGGTCCCTTTGGATCAGGAGTCAATGACAGCCGGACAATTAAAGGAGCTATTGATAAGGCAGTTTCCTAACGCTGTTCAGACGCTCAGCTCTTGCTTTTTTGCTGTGAATCAGGCTTATGCAGATGATGAGGCCATACTTACGGCTGCGGATGAGATTGCTTTAATCCCACCTGTTTCCGGGGGGCAGGGAGAAGCGGAAGCTAAGTCGTTGATGGAGGAGGAGCTTTTTACTCTCACAGATGACTCTATCGACGTCTCTGCCGTTACCGCTAAAGTGATCACCCCGAACCATGGGGCTTCGCTTGCTTTTGTTGGTACAACGAGAGAATTTACTTATGGACAGCGAACGGTTCTTTTGGAATATGAAGCCTATCGCCCGATGGCATTGAAAACAATGGCCCAAATTGGCCGGGAAATCGACATTAAATGGCCAGGCGCATTGTGCGCGATCTCCCATAGACTTGGGCAAGTAGGCATTGGGGAAATCAGTATTGTCATTGCGGTATCTTCACCGCACCGGGCGATTTGTTATGAGGCGAGCCGCTATGCCATTGAACGCTTGAAACAAATTGTACCTATTTGGAAAAAAGAAATTTGGGAGGATGGGTCCGAGTGGAAAGGCAGTCAAACCGGTCCCTGGAATCCGACAGAAACGCCCTTTGATGGCAGCAAGGAGTAA
- a CDS encoding ThiF family adenylyltransferase, whose product MEHDKLLPIDPRYSRQILFSPIGESGQRKLNSAKAAIVGMGALGTVLANHMARAGVGYIRLIDRDFVETSNLQRQMLYDEQDAENYVPKAEAAAQRLRSVNSQVTIESNVIDLNSTNAEALLGGVDVVLDGTDNFAVRFLINDTCVKLGIPWIYGGAVASRGVALTIIPGQTPCLRCLFPQAPAPGTTETCDTAGVIGGIIHVVASFQATEALKLLVGDSEHLNPGMQQWDLWFNQFSSINVSSARKKNCPACARREFDYLNLTIEGSTIQTLCGRNSVQINPVEAALFQLDDWEARLKPLGFVERNRFLLRFHVNSELTMVLFPDGRALIQGTNDPALAKSLYSRFIGM is encoded by the coding sequence ATGGAGCACGATAAACTTCTTCCGATAGATCCACGTTACTCGCGGCAAATTCTGTTCTCTCCGATTGGCGAGTCAGGTCAACGCAAGCTGAATTCGGCCAAGGCGGCAATTGTAGGAATGGGGGCATTAGGGACAGTACTTGCCAATCATATGGCACGAGCAGGTGTTGGATACATTCGCCTGATTGACCGGGATTTTGTGGAAACGAGCAATCTCCAGCGGCAAATGCTCTATGATGAGCAGGATGCGGAAAACTACGTACCCAAGGCAGAAGCAGCCGCCCAGAGACTTCGCTCGGTGAACTCGCAGGTCACTATTGAGTCGAATGTTATCGATTTAAACAGTACGAATGCCGAAGCCCTGCTTGGCGGAGTGGATGTGGTCCTGGATGGAACCGACAATTTTGCCGTACGGTTTCTTATAAATGATACTTGTGTAAAGCTTGGGATTCCATGGATTTATGGAGGGGCTGTTGCTTCAAGAGGGGTAGCACTGACGATTATTCCCGGGCAAACGCCCTGCCTTCGCTGCCTTTTTCCGCAAGCACCTGCACCAGGGACAACGGAAACCTGCGATACGGCCGGCGTCATTGGCGGGATTATTCATGTCGTTGCATCTTTTCAAGCTACAGAGGCATTGAAGCTGCTCGTCGGAGATTCGGAGCACTTGAATCCAGGGATGCAGCAGTGGGATCTTTGGTTTAATCAATTTTCCTCCATCAATGTTTCTTCGGCTCGCAAGAAGAATTGTCCGGCATGCGCGCGCCGCGAGTTTGATTATTTGAATTTGACCATTGAGGGGAGTACGATTCAAACCTTGTGCGGCCGAAATTCAGTGCAAATTAACCCTGTAGAAGCAGCTTTATTTCAGCTGGATGATTGGGAGGCGCGTTTGAAGCCTTTGGGTTTCGTTGAGAGAAACCGTTTCTTGCTTCGATTCCACGTAAACTCGGAGCTGACTATGGTGCTTTTTCCCGATGGTCGAGCCCTTATACAGGGAACGAATGACCCTGCATTGGCTAAAAGCCTGTACAGCCGCTTTATCGGTATGTAA